The following are from one region of the Staphylococcus argenteus genome:
- the pnpS gene encoding two-component system histidine kinase PnpS, with translation MKFHHRLMLLISTILIISFVTLGIIIHASITYVLSEKHEQALTTDARSYIYLLQDNEINKLKKIVKQQNVDLLITKNDKIVFKSGHLKASKTKDSYIQNKDVFTFNKNVNDYHVWIKGYNNDISDMHWTLWKYLILTCLIVLICLYFASRSFKRTLIRPIQEVTYATQLLANGYYHIRVPESNVVETKALFVSTNDLARRLQKLNNEQKIQSNRLKTTIENIPSAILMIDRNGKIVVANKAYYEQFNISHNIEQISYHGYVNTEIEQLILESFKIEKPIYEQLEVSINTVHTKYFDISCVPILTRSQKSLQGILVVMHDITNLKQLENLRREFVANVSHELKTPITSIKGFAETLIDGAKNDSESLDMFLNIILKESNRIESLVTDLLDLSHIEQHAELDTEYMNLSDLTKRIINNMMTQANQKNIKIHTDIQTDVIVKAQESKIAQVITNLLTNAINYSFENGEIDVRVYRDDFNVVFEVQDFGIGIKSEDQQRIFERFYRVDKARSRDSGGTGLGLSITKHIVEAYQGNIEVNSQVGQGSTFKVTLKDYKA, from the coding sequence ATGAAGTTTCACCATCGCCTAATGTTGTTGATAAGCACAATTTTGATTATCAGCTTTGTCACATTAGGCATTATTATTCATGCTTCCATCACTTACGTTTTATCTGAAAAACATGAACAAGCTCTAACTACAGATGCAAGATCCTATATATATTTATTGCAAGATAATGAAATTAATAAACTTAAAAAGATTGTTAAGCAACAGAATGTTGATTTATTGATTACTAAAAATGATAAAATCGTTTTTAAAAGTGGTCATTTGAAAGCATCAAAGACAAAAGATAGTTATATTCAGAATAAAGATGTTTTTACATTTAATAAGAACGTTAACGATTATCATGTTTGGATTAAAGGATACAATAATGATATTTCTGATATGCATTGGACATTATGGAAATACCTAATTCTAACATGCTTAATAGTCCTTATTTGTCTATATTTTGCGAGTCGAAGTTTTAAACGAACATTAATCCGCCCGATTCAAGAGGTAACATATGCAACACAATTATTAGCAAATGGTTATTATCACATTCGTGTACCAGAAAGTAATGTTGTTGAGACTAAAGCGCTTTTTGTATCAACTAATGATTTAGCCAGACGCCTTCAAAAGTTAAATAATGAGCAAAAAATTCAATCCAATCGATTAAAAACGACAATTGAAAATATTCCAAGCGCAATTTTAATGATAGATCGAAATGGAAAAATTGTAGTAGCGAATAAAGCATATTATGAACAATTTAATATTTCGCATAATATTGAACAAATCAGCTACCATGGTTATGTAAATACAGAAATAGAACAGTTAATTTTAGAAAGTTTTAAAATTGAAAAACCTATATACGAACAATTAGAAGTATCAATTAATACAGTACATACCAAGTATTTTGATATTTCATGTGTGCCGATTTTAACAAGATCACAAAAAAGTTTACAGGGTATTCTTGTTGTTATGCATGATATTACAAATTTAAAACAACTTGAAAATTTAAGACGGGAATTTGTTGCAAATGTTTCTCATGAATTAAAGACGCCAATTACTTCAATTAAAGGTTTTGCAGAAACGCTAATTGATGGCGCTAAAAATGATTCGGAATCATTAGATATGTTTTTAAACATTATTTTAAAAGAATCAAACAGAATTGAATCTCTTGTAACAGATCTTTTAGACTTATCACATATCGAACAACATGCTGAGCTAGATACAGAATATATGAATTTATCAGATTTAACAAAGCGTATTATAAATAATATGATGACGCAAGCAAATCAAAAAAATATTAAAATTCATACAGACATACAAACAGATGTTATTGTAAAAGCTCAAGAAAGTAAAATCGCGCAAGTCATTACGAACTTGTTAACGAATGCGATTAACTATTCATTTGAAAATGGTGAAATAGACGTTCGAGTATATCGTGATGATTTCAACGTTGTTTTTGAAGTGCAAGATTTTGGTATTGGCATTAAGTCAGAGGATCAACAACGAATTTTTGAAAGGTTTTATAGAGTGGATAAGGCACGAAGTCGTGACTCAGGTGGAACAGGTCTGGGATTATCAATTACCAAGCATATCGTTGAAGCTTACCAAGGAAACATTGAAGTTAATAGTCAAGTTGGACAAGGTTCAACTTTTAAAGTTACTTTAAAAGATTATAAAGCATAG
- the icd gene encoding NADP-dependent isocitrate dehydrogenase: MTAEKITQGTEGLNVPNEPIIPFIIGDGIGPDIWEAASRVIDAAVDKAYNGEKRIEWKEVLAGQKAFDKTGEWLPQETLDTIKEYLIAVKGPLTTPIGGGIRSLNVALRQELDLFTCLRPVRWFKGVPSPVKRPQDVDMVIFRENTEDIYAGIEFKEGTPEVKKVIDFLQNEMGATNIRFPETSGIGIKPVSKEGTERLVRAAIQYAIDNNRKSVTLVHKGNIMKFTEGSFKQWGYDLALNEFGDKVFTWQQYDEIAEKEGKDAANAAQEKAEKEGKIIIKDSIADIFLQQILTRPAEHDVVATMNLNGDYISDALAAQVGGIGIAPGANINYETGHAIFEATHGTAPKYAGLNKVNPSSVILSSVLMLEHLGWQEAADKITDSIEDTIASKVVTYDFARLMDGAEEVSTSAFADELIKNLK, translated from the coding sequence ATGACTGCAGAAAAAATTACTCAAGGAACTGAAGGATTAAACGTACCAAATGAACCAATTATTCCATTTATTATTGGTGATGGTATTGGACCAGATATTTGGGAGGCAGCAAGTCGTGTTATAGATGCCGCAGTTGACAAGGCATATAACGGTGAAAAACGTATTGAATGGAAAGAAGTATTAGCAGGTCAAAAAGCATTTGATAAAACTGGCGAATGGTTACCACAAGAAACACTTGACACAATTAAAGAATATTTAATAGCAGTTAAAGGGCCATTAACAACGCCAATCGGTGGGGGAATTAGATCATTAAATGTAGCATTACGCCAAGAGTTAGATTTATTTACTTGTTTAAGACCTGTACGTTGGTTTAAAGGGGTGCCTTCACCGGTTAAACGTCCTCAAGATGTTGATATGGTTATTTTCCGTGAAAATACTGAAGATATCTATGCTGGTATTGAATTTAAAGAAGGGACACCTGAGGTTAAAAAAGTAATTGACTTCTTGCAAAACGAAATGGGAGCTACGAATATTAGATTCCCAGAAACTTCAGGAATTGGTATTAAACCAGTTTCTAAAGAAGGAACAGAGCGTTTAGTTAGAGCAGCAATCCAATATGCGATTGATAATAATCGTAAATCAGTAACTTTAGTTCATAAAGGTAATATTATGAAATTTACTGAAGGTTCATTTAAACAATGGGGTTACGATTTAGCGCTAAACGAGTTTGGAGATAAAGTTTTCACATGGCAACAATATGATGAAATTGCTGAAAAAGAAGGTAAAGATGCTGCAAATGCTGCACAAGAAAAAGCTGAAAAAGAAGGCAAAATCATCATTAAAGACTCAATTGCTGATATCTTCTTACAACAAATTTTAACTCGCCCAGCTGAGCATGATGTTGTAGCGACAATGAATTTGAATGGTGATTATATTTCAGATGCATTAGCAGCACAAGTTGGTGGTATAGGTATTGCTCCAGGTGCAAATATTAATTATGAAACAGGTCATGCAATCTTTGAAGCAACTCATGGTACTGCACCAAAATATGCTGGCTTAAATAAAGTGAATCCATCTTCTGTTATTTTAAGTTCTGTACTAATGTTAGAACATTTAGGATGGCAAGAAGCGGCAGATAAGATTACAGATTCTATTGAAGATACTATTGCTTCAAAAGTTGTAACTTATGATTTTGCTCGATTAATGGATGGTGCTGAAGAAGTTTCAACTTCAGCTTTTGCAGATGAATTAATTAAAAATTTAAAATAA
- the pyk gene encoding pyruvate kinase, producing MRKTKIVCTIGPASESEEMIEKLINAGMNVARLNFSHGSHEEHKGRIDTIRKVAKRLDKIVAILLDTKGPEIRTHNMKDGIIELERGNEVIVSMNEVEGTPEKFSVTYENLINDVQVGSYILLDDGLIELQVKDIDHDKKEVKCDILNSGELKNKKGVNLPGVRVSLPGITEKDAEDIRFGIKENVDFIAASFVRRPSDVLEIREILEEQNANISVFPKIENQEGIDNIAEILEVSDGLMVARGDMGVEIPPEKVPMVQKDLIRQCNKLGKPVITATQMLDSMQRNPRATRAEASDVANAIYDGTDAVMLSGETAAGLYPEEAVKTMRNIAVSAEAAQDYKKLLSDRTKLVETSLVNAIGISVAHTALNLNVKAIVAATESGSTARTISKYRPHSDIIAVTPSEETARQCSIVWGVQPVVKKGRKSTDALLNNAVATAVETGRVSNGDLIIITAGVPTGETGTTNMMKIHLVGDEIASGQGIGRGSVVGTTLVAETVKDLEGKDLSDKVIVTNSIDETFVPYVEKALGLITEENGITSPSAIVGLEKGIPTVVGVEKAVKNINNNVLVTIDAAQGKIFEGYANVL from the coding sequence ATGAGAAAAACTAAAATTGTATGTACAATTGGACCAGCTTCAGAATCAGAAGAAATGATTGAAAAATTAATCAATGCTGGTATGAACGTAGCACGATTAAACTTTTCACATGGTAGTCATGAAGAACACAAAGGTAGAATTGATACAATTCGTAAAGTAGCTAAACGCTTAGATAAAATTGTAGCAATTTTATTAGATACGAAAGGTCCAGAAATTCGTACGCATAATATGAAAGACGGTATCATTGAACTTGAGCGTGGTAACGAAGTTATCGTTAGCATGAATGAAGTTGAAGGAACACCTGAAAAGTTCTCAGTAACATATGAAAACTTAATTAACGATGTTCAAGTAGGTTCATACATTTTACTTGATGATGGTTTAATTGAATTACAAGTTAAAGATATTGATCATGACAAAAAAGAAGTAAAATGTGACATTTTAAACTCAGGTGAACTTAAAAACAAAAAAGGTGTTAACTTACCTGGAGTAAGAGTTAGCTTACCTGGTATTACTGAAAAAGATGCTGAAGATATTCGTTTCGGTATTAAAGAAAATGTAGACTTTATCGCAGCAAGTTTTGTACGTCGTCCTAGTGATGTTTTAGAAATTCGTGAAATCTTAGAAGAACAAAATGCTAATATTTCAGTATTCCCTAAAATTGAAAACCAAGAAGGTATTGATAATATTGCAGAAATTCTTGAAGTATCTGATGGTTTGATGGTTGCTCGTGGAGACATGGGTGTTGAAATCCCACCTGAAAAAGTGCCAATGGTTCAAAAAGACTTAATCAGACAATGTAACAAATTAGGTAAACCAGTAATTACTGCAACTCAAATGTTAGATTCTATGCAACGTAATCCTCGTGCTACACGTGCCGAAGCAAGTGACGTTGCCAATGCTATCTATGATGGTACAGATGCAGTTATGTTATCTGGTGAAACTGCAGCTGGTTTATACCCAGAAGAAGCTGTTAAAACAATGAGAAATATTGCTGTATCAGCTGAAGCTGCTCAAGACTACAAAAAATTATTATCAGATCGTACAAAATTAGTTGAAACTTCATTAGTGAATGCAATTGGTATTTCAGTTGCGCACACAGCTTTAAACTTAAATGTTAAAGCTATCGTGGCAGCTACTGAAAGTGGTTCAACAGCACGTACAATTTCTAAATACCGTCCACATTCAGATATCATTGCAGTAACGCCAAGTGAAGAAACTGCACGTCAATGTTCAATCGTATGGGGTGTGCAACCTGTAGTTAAAAAAGGACGTAAAAGTACGGATGCATTATTAAATAATGCAGTAGCTACAGCAGTTGAAACAGGCAGAGTATCAAATGGTGATTTAATCATTATTACTGCTGGTGTACCAACTGGTGAAACTGGAACAACTAATATGATGAAAATTCATTTAGTTGGCGATGAAATTGCTAGTGGACAAGGTATTGGACGTGGCTCTGTAGTAGGTACTACATTAGTTGCTGAAACAGTAAAAGACTTAGAAGGTAAAGATTTATCTGATAAAGTCATCGTTACAAACTCAATTGATGAAACATTTGTACCATATGTAGAAAAAGCTTTAGGCTTAATTACAGAAGAAAATGGCATCACTTCACCAAGTGCAATTGTTGGATTAGAAAAAGGAATTCCAACAGTTGTTGGCGTAGAAAAAGCTGTTAAAAACATAAATAATAACGTATTAGTTACGATTGATGCTGCTCAAGGTAAAATCTTTGAAGGTTATGCAAACGTACTATAA
- a CDS encoding citrate synthase — translation MAELQRGLEGVIAAETKISSIIDSQLTYAGYDIDDLAENAQFEEVIFLLWNYRLPNKEELAHLKGKLNQYMTLNPRVYTHFEEYVTDHVHPMTALRTSLSYIAHFDPDAENESDENRYERAMRIQAKVASLVTAFARVRQDKEPLKPNPDLSYAANFLYMLRGEIPTDIEVEAFNKALILHADHELNASAFTARCAVSSLSDMYSGIVAAVGSLKGPLHGGANEQVMTMLSEIGSIDNVDKYLDERFANKEKVMGFGHRVYKDGDPRAKYLREMSRQITKDAGREELFEMSVKMEKRMAEEKGLIPNVDFYSASVYHCMEIPHDLFTPIFAVSRSAGWIAHILEQYKDNRIMRPRAKYIGETNRKYIPLEERN, via the coding sequence ATGGCAGAATTACAAAGAGGTTTAGAAGGGGTTATCGCAGCGGAGACTAAAATAAGTTCAATTATTGATAGTCAATTAACTTATGCTGGCTATGATATTGATGATCTAGCTGAAAATGCGCAATTTGAAGAAGTAATTTTTCTTTTATGGAATTACAGATTGCCAAATAAAGAAGAGCTAGCTCATTTAAAGGGGAAATTAAATCAATACATGACATTAAATCCTCGTGTATATACACATTTTGAGGAGTATGTAACTGATCATGTGCATCCGATGACAGCATTACGTACGTCGCTATCATATATTGCTCATTTTGATCCGGATGCAGAGAACGAATCAGATGAAAATCGTTATGAAAGAGCAATGCGAATTCAAGCTAAAGTTGCTTCATTAGTTACAGCTTTTGCTAGAGTGAGACAAGACAAAGAGCCGCTTAAGCCAAATCCAGACTTAAGTTATGCAGCAAACTTCTTATATATGTTACGTGGGGAAATACCAACAGATATTGAAGTTGAGGCATTCAATAAAGCACTTATTTTACATGCTGATCATGAGTTGAACGCATCAGCATTTACAGCACGTTGTGCGGTATCATCATTATCAGATATGTATTCAGGAATTGTAGCTGCTGTAGGCTCACTAAAAGGTCCATTACATGGTGGCGCGAATGAACAAGTTATGACAATGTTGTCTGAAATTGGGTCAATCGATAATGTTGATAAATATTTAGATGAAAGATTTGCTAATAAAGAAAAAGTTATGGGATTTGGACATCGCGTATATAAAGATGGCGATCCTAGAGCAAAATACTTAAGAGAAATGAGCCGTCAAATTACGAAAGATGCTGGTCGTGAAGAATTATTTGAAATGTCAGTGAAAATGGAAAAGAGAATGGCTGAAGAAAAAGGCTTAATTCCTAATGTTGACTTTTATAGTGCAAGTGTTTATCACTGTATGGAAATACCACATGATTTATTCACACCAATCTTTGCAGTGAGTCGTTCTGCAGGATGGATTGCTCACATTTTAGAACAATACAAAGACAACAGAATTATGCGTCCTAGAGCAAAATATATTGGCGAAACTAATCGTAAATATATCCCGCTTGAAGAAAGAAATTAA
- a CDS encoding amino acid permease encodes MAEKLQRELSNRHIQLIAIGGAIGTGLFLGAGQTIALTGPSILLTYIIIGFMLFMFMRGLGEIIIQNTEFKSFADVTNTYIGPFAGFVTGWTYWFCWIITGMAEVTAVAKYVSFWFPEIPNWLSALFCVLVLMSFNLLSAKLFGELEFWFSIIKIATIIGLIVVGFFMILFAFKTQFGHASITNLYEHGVFPKGASGFFMSFQMALFSFVGIEMIGVTAGETKDPVKTIPKAINSVPIRILIFYVGALAVIMSIIPWQQVDPDNSPFVKLFALIGIPFAAGLINFVVLTAAASSCNSGIFSNSRMLYGLSSQQQAPPNFSKTNKYGVPHIAIFASSALLLVAALLNYIFPDATKVFTYVTTISTVLFLVVWGLIIIAYINYSRKNPDLHKKATYKLFGGKYMGYLILIFFIFVFGLLFINVETRRAIYFIPIWFILLAFMYLRYKRIAAKTNN; translated from the coding sequence ATGGCTGAAAAATTACAAAGGGAACTTAGCAATCGCCACATACAACTAATTGCTATCGGTGGCGCGATTGGTACTGGCCTATTCCTAGGTGCTGGTCAAACGATTGCATTGACTGGTCCTTCTATATTACTAACATATATCATTATTGGATTTATGTTATTTATGTTTATGCGAGGTTTAGGTGAAATTATAATTCAAAACACTGAATTTAAATCATTCGCAGATGTAACAAATACATACATCGGGCCTTTTGCAGGATTCGTTACAGGCTGGACATATTGGTTCTGTTGGATTATCACAGGTATGGCTGAAGTAACAGCTGTAGCTAAATATGTGAGCTTTTGGTTCCCAGAAATTCCAAACTGGTTAAGTGCACTATTTTGTGTATTAGTGTTAATGTCATTTAACTTACTAAGTGCGAAACTTTTTGGAGAGTTAGAATTTTGGTTTTCTATCATTAAAATAGCGACAATTATTGGTTTAATCGTTGTTGGCTTCTTTATGATTTTATTCGCATTCAAAACACAATTTGGGCATGCTAGTATTACAAACTTATACGAACATGGCGTATTTCCTAAAGGTGCATCTGGATTCTTTATGTCATTCCAAATGGCATTGTTCTCATTTGTTGGTATTGAAATGATTGGTGTTACTGCAGGTGAAACAAAAGATCCAGTTAAAACGATTCCTAAAGCGATTAATAGTGTTCCTATTAGAATTTTAATATTCTATGTTGGTGCATTAGCAGTTATCATGTCAATTATTCCATGGCAACAAGTTGACCCTGATAACAGTCCTTTCGTTAAATTATTCGCGTTAATTGGTATTCCATTCGCTGCAGGTCTAATCAATTTTGTAGTGTTAACTGCTGCTGCTTCATCATGTAACAGTGGTATTTTCTCAAATAGCCGTATGCTTTATGGATTATCAAGTCAACAACAGGCACCACCTAACTTTTCTAAAACAAATAAGTATGGGGTCCCACACATTGCAATTTTTGCATCATCTGCATTATTGCTAGTAGCAGCATTATTAAACTATATTTTCCCTGACGCAACAAAAGTATTTACTTATGTAACTACAATCTCAACTGTATTATTCTTAGTTGTATGGGGATTGATTATCATTGCATATATCAACTATAGTCGTAAAAATCCAGACCTTCATAAAAAAGCAACATATAAATTATTTGGCGGAAAATACATGGGCTATTTAATTTTAATCTTCTTTATATTTGTGTTTGGATTACTATTTATTAATGTTGAAACACGACGCGCGATATACTTTATACCTATTTGGTTTATATTATTAGCGTTTATGTACCTAAGATATAAACGTATCGCTGCTAAAACGAATAACTAA
- a CDS encoding acetyl-CoA carboxylase carboxyltransferase subunit alpha, with product MLDFEKPLFEIRNKIESLKESQDKNDVDLQEEIDMLEASLERETKKVYTNLKPWDRVQIARLQERPTSLDYIPYIFDSFMELHGDRNFRDDPAMIGGIGFLNGRAVTVIGQQRGKDTKDNIYRNFGMAHPEGYRKALRLMKQAEKFNRPIFTFIDTKGAYPGKAAEERGQSESIATNLIEMASLKVPVIAVVIGEGGSGGALGIGIANKVLMLENSTYSVISPEGAAALLWKDSNLAKIAAETMKITAHDIKQLGIIDDVISEPLGGAHKDIEKQALAIKTAFVEQLDSLEKLTRDEIANDRFEKFRNIGSYIE from the coding sequence ATGTTAGATTTTGAAAAACCACTTTTTGAAATTCGAAATAAAATTGAATCATTAAAAGAATCTCAAGATAAAAATGATGTGGATTTACAAGAAGAAATTGACATGCTTGAAGCGTCATTAGAAAGAGAGACGAAAAAAGTTTATACAAACTTAAAACCTTGGGATCGTGTGCAAATTGCACGCCTACAAGAAAGACCGACGTCTTTAGATTATATTCCTTATATTTTTGATTCGTTTATGGAGCTTCATGGTGATCGTAACTTTAGAGATGATCCAGCTATGATTGGTGGTATCGGCTTTTTAAATGGTCGTGCCGTTACAGTGATTGGGCAACAACGTGGTAAAGATACTAAAGATAATATTTATCGCAACTTTGGTATGGCTCATCCTGAAGGTTATCGAAAAGCATTACGTTTAATGAAACAAGCCGAGAAGTTCAATCGACCAATTTTTACATTTATAGATACCAAAGGTGCATACCCTGGTAAAGCTGCTGAAGAGCGTGGACAAAGTGAGTCTATTGCAACAAATTTAATTGAAATGGCTTCTCTAAAAGTGCCAGTTATTGCTGTTGTCATTGGTGAAGGTGGTAGTGGAGGCGCACTAGGCATCGGAATTGCTAATAAAGTATTGATGCTTGAAAATAGTACATACTCTGTAATTTCTCCAGAAGGCGCAGCTGCGTTATTATGGAAAGATAGCAATTTAGCCAAAATTGCAGCTGAAACGATGAAAATCACTGCACATGATATTAAGCAACTTGGTATCATTGATGATGTTATTTCTGAGCCATTAGGCGGTGCACATAAAGATATTGAAAAACAAGCATTAGCAATTAAAACTGCATTTGTAGAACAATTAGATTCGCTTGAAAAATTGACTCGTGATGAAATTGCTAATGATCGGTTTGAAAAATTCCGAAATATTGGTTCTTATATTGAATAA
- the pfkA gene encoding 6-phosphofructokinase: protein MKKIAVLTSGGDSPGMNAAVRAVVRTAIYNEIEVYGVYHGYQGLLNDDIHKLELGSVGDTIQRGGTFLYSARCPEFKEQEVRKVAIENLRKRGIEGLVVIGGDGSYRGAQRISEECKEIQTIGIPGTIDNDINGTDFTIGFDTALNTIIGLVDKIRDTASSHARTFIIEAMGRDCGDLALWAGLSVGAETIVVPEVKTDIKEIADKIEQGIKRGKKHSIVLVAEGCMTAQECQKELSEYINVDNRVSVLGHVQRGGSPTGADRVLASRLGGFAVDLLMEGETAKGVGIKNNKIVATSFDEIFDGKDHKFDYSLYELANKLSI, encoded by the coding sequence ATGAAGAAAATTGCAGTTTTAACAAGTGGTGGAGATTCACCTGGAATGAATGCTGCCGTAAGAGCAGTTGTTCGTACAGCAATTTACAACGAAATTGAAGTTTATGGTGTGTATCATGGTTATCAAGGATTGTTAAATGATGATATCCATAAGCTTGAATTAGGTTCAGTTGGGGATACGATTCAACGTGGAGGTACATTCTTGTATTCAGCAAGGTGTCCAGAGTTTAAAGAACAAGAAGTACGTAAAGTTGCTATTGAAAACTTACGTAAAAGAGGCATTGAAGGACTTGTAGTTATTGGTGGAGACGGTAGTTATCGAGGAGCGCAACGCATTAGTGAAGAATGCAAAGAAATTCAAACTATCGGTATTCCTGGTACGATTGACAATGATATCAATGGTACTGATTTTACAATTGGATTCGACACAGCATTAAACACAATTATTGGTTTAGTAGATAAAATTAGAGACACTGCATCAAGTCATGCTCGAACGTTTATCATTGAAGCTATGGGACGTGATTGTGGAGACTTAGCATTGTGGGCTGGATTATCAGTAGGTGCTGAAACAATTGTAGTACCAGAAGTGAAAACAGATATTAAAGAAATAGCTGATAAAATTGAACAAGGTATTAAACGCGGTAAAAAACACTCAATCGTTCTTGTAGCTGAAGGATGTATGACAGCGCAAGAGTGCCAAAAAGAATTATCAGAATACATTAATGTCGATAATAGAGTTTCTGTTTTAGGTCACGTTCAACGTGGTGGTAGTCCGACAGGTGCGGATAGAGTATTAGCATCACGTTTAGGTGGTTTTGCTGTAGACTTATTAATGGAAGGTGAAACAGCTAAAGGTGTCGGTATTAAAAATAATAAAATAGTAGCGACATCATTTGATGAAATTTTCGATGGTAAAGACCATAAATTTGATTATAGCCTATACGAACTTGCTAACAAGTTATCTATATAA
- the accD gene encoding acetyl-CoA carboxylase, carboxyltransferase subunit beta, giving the protein MFKDFFNRTKKKKYLTVQDSKNNDVPAGIMTKCPKCKKIMYTKELAENLNVCFNCDHHIALTAYKRIEAISDEGSFTEFDKGMTSANPLDFPSYLEKIEKDQQKTGLKEAVVTGTAELEGMKYGVAVMDSRFRMGSMGSVIGEKICRIIDYCTEHRLPFILFSASGGARMQEGIISLMQMGKTSVSLKRHSDAGLLYISYLTHPTTGGVSASFASVGDINLSEPKALIGFAGRRVIEQTINEKLPDDFQTAEFLLEHGQLDKVVHRKEMRQTLSEILKIHQEVTK; this is encoded by the coding sequence ATGTTTAAAGATTTTTTTAATCGAACAAAGAAAAAGAAATATCTTACAGTGCAAGACTCTAAAAATAATGATGTACCTGCAGGCATTATGACTAAGTGTCCGAAATGTAAGAAGATTATGTACACAAAAGAATTAGCTGAAAATTTAAATGTGTGCTTTAATTGTGATCATCATATTGCTCTAACAGCATATAAACGTATTGAAGCAATTTCTGATGAAGGATCATTTACAGAATTCGATAAGGGAATGACCTCTGCGAATCCATTAGATTTTCCAAGTTATTTAGAAAAAATTGAAAAAGACCAACAAAAGACAGGTCTTAAAGAAGCTGTAGTTACTGGGACAGCAGAATTAGAAGGTATGAAATATGGCGTTGCTGTCATGGATTCTCGTTTTAGAATGGGAAGTATGGGATCAGTAATTGGCGAAAAAATTTGTCGAATTATTGATTACTGTACGGAGCATCGTTTGCCGTTTATACTATTTTCTGCAAGTGGTGGTGCGCGTATGCAAGAAGGGATTATTTCGTTAATGCAAATGGGTAAAACGAGTGTTTCTTTAAAACGTCATTCAGATGCCGGCTTACTTTATATTTCATATTTAACGCATCCAACAACTGGTGGTGTATCAGCAAGCTTTGCATCAGTTGGTGATATTAACTTAAGTGAGCCTAAGGCATTAATTGGTTTCGCAGGTCGTCGTGTTATTGAACAAACAATTAATGAAAAATTACCTGATGATTTCCAAACGGCAGAATTTTTATTAGAGCATGGACAATTAGATAAAGTTGTACATCGTAAAGAAATGCGTCAAACATTATCTGAAATTCTAAAAATCCATCAAGAGGTGACTAAATAA
- a CDS encoding response regulator transcription factor has product MSQKVLVVDDEHSIVTLLKYNLETAGYEVVVAFDGDEALEKVENEQPDLIILDVMLPKKDGIEVCKTVRTNKNLVPILMLTAKNDEFDRVLGLELGADDYMTKPFSPREVVARVKAILRRSQFVKEVEEIEDDITIGSIRIRPDYFEVYKHNELLELTPKEFELLLYLIERQGRVITREHMLNTVWNYEFAGDSRIVDVHISHLRDKLEDNPKKPQLIKTVRGLGYKLERPKE; this is encoded by the coding sequence ATGTCGCAAAAAGTGTTGGTAGTAGATGACGAACATTCAATCGTAACATTACTTAAATATAACTTAGAAACTGCTGGTTATGAAGTTGTTGTCGCATTCGATGGTGATGAAGCTTTAGAAAAGGTAGAAAATGAACAGCCGGATTTAATTATTTTAGATGTTATGTTACCTAAGAAAGATGGCATTGAAGTATGTAAGACAGTTAGAACGAATAAAAATTTAGTCCCTATATTAATGTTAACGGCAAAAAATGATGAATTTGACCGGGTCTTAGGATTAGAATTAGGTGCGGATGACTATATGACTAAACCTTTTTCACCTAGAGAAGTTGTTGCACGTGTGAAAGCTATTTTAAGACGTTCACAATTTGTAAAAGAAGTAGAAGAAATTGAAGATGATATTACTATCGGATCAATACGAATTAGACCAGATTATTTCGAAGTATATAAGCACAACGAGTTGTTGGAGCTAACTCCGAAAGAATTTGAATTATTACTTTATTTAATAGAAAGACAAGGTAGAGTTATTACGAGAGAGCACATGTTAAATACAGTATGGAATTATGAATTTGCTGGAGATTCAAGAATCGTTGATGTCCACATTAGTCATCTAAGAGATAAATTAGAAGATAATCCTAAGAAGCCACAACTTATTAAAACAGTACGTGGTTTAGGTTATAAATTAGAAAGACCAAAAGAATAA